One Paraburkholderia kururiensis DNA window includes the following coding sequences:
- a CDS encoding DUF4148 domain-containing protein: MKRSSILVLCAAALTSTAVFAEGKTRAQVYQELIEAQQNGLDFVTDTSYPDVNPIFANVVAQRKQQRLAQQPDAVSGAANHATAAAAAQ, encoded by the coding sequence ATGAAGCGCTCTTCCATACTCGTTCTCTGCGCCGCCGCGCTCACCTCCACCGCCGTGTTCGCCGAAGGCAAGACGCGCGCGCAGGTGTATCAGGAATTGATCGAAGCCCAGCAGAACGGGCTCGATTTCGTCACGGACACCTCGTACCCCGACGTCAATCCGATCTTCGCCAACGTCGTGGCGCAGAGGAAGCAGCAGCGCCTCGCGCAGCAACCTGACGCGGTCTCCGGCGCCGCGAATCACGCAACGGCCGCCGCGGCTGCGCAGTAA